The Aureimonas populi genome includes the window TATCGCGACTATTCCATAGCCGAGCTGATCGGCCAGGCGCTGCCCTATTCGATCACCCTCGGCCTCTGGGCGCTGGTGGTCGCCATCGTGGGGGGCGTGGCGGCCGGCGTCACGGCGGCGCTGCGCCAGAACGGCTGGGTCGACTATCTGGTGATGGGCGTCGCCACTATCGGCATCACCATTCCCAACTTCGTCGTCGGCCCGGTGCTCACCCTCGTCTTCGCCATCACGCTCTCGCTCGTGCCGGCGGGCGGCTGGGGGCCGGGCGGCTTCTCCAATCTGGTCCTGCCGGTGATCGCGCTCGCGCTTCCGCAGCTCGCCGTCTTCGCGCGGCTCGTGCGCGGCTCGATGATCGAGGCCATGCGCACCGACCATGTGCGCACCGCCAAGGCCTACGGCCTGCCGGCCCGCAGCGTGGTCGTGGTCCACGCCATGCGCGGCGCGATGCTGCCGGCCGTCTCCTATCTCGCGCCCTGCTGCGCGGCGCTCCTCACCGGCTCCACGGTGGTGGAGACGATCTTCACCATTCCCGGCGTCGGCCGCTACTTCGTAGAGGGAGCGCTGAACCGCGATTACACGCTGGTGATGGGCACCGTCATCATGATCTCGGTCTTCATCATCGTCTTCAATCTCCTGGTCGACATCCTCTATGCCCTTCTCGACCCGAGGATTCGCCATGACTGACCTGTCCTCCACCACGCCCGATCCGGGCCCGCTGCCGGGCGACACCGCGGCGGCGCGCGATGGCGGCGGGCGCAGCCTGTTCCAGCTCGCGCTGCTGCGCCTTCGCCGCAACCGCGCGGCCATGGCCGGCTTCCTCGTGCTCGCGCTCGTCGCGGTGTTCTGCTTCGCCGGTCCCTCTTTCGTGAGCCACCGCTACGACCAGGTGTTCACCTCCTACGTCGCCGTGCCGCCCAGCCTCGAGCCCCTGCCCCGCGAGGCCGACCTGCAGCGCGTGGTGGAGGGCGTCGCCACCCGCGCGCGGGTCGATCTCGTGGAGTTCGACGTGGAGGGCTCCATTTTCCGCGCCACCGTGCGCGGGGCGGAACCGGTGGACCCGCGCACCACGCGCTATTTCGACAGGGTGAACGAGTTCGGCACCGGCAGCCGGATCGTCGAGACCGGCGAGGAGGGGCGCCTGGCCGTGGTGGAAGGCACCGTCGCGCGCCAGTTCTTCCCCTTCGGCACGGACCGCAACGGGCGCGACCTGATGGTGCGCGTCATGGTGGGCGGGCAGATCTCGCTGGTGATCGGCATCCTCGCCTCGCTCGTGGCGCTCGCCATCGGCGTCACCTACGGCGCCATCGCGGGCTATGTCGGCGGGCGGGTCGACAATGTGATGATGCGCTTCGTGGAGATTCTCTACTCCCTGCCCTTCGTTTTCCTCGTGATCATGCTGGTGGTGTTCTTCGGGCGCTCCTTCGTCCTGATCTTCATCGTCATCGGCATGGTGGAGTGGCTGGACATGGCGCGCATCGTGCGCGGCCAGACGCTCTCGCTCAAGCGGCGCGAATTCGTGGCCGCCGCCGAGGCCATGGGCCTCACCGACCGGCAGATCATTCGCCGCCACATCGTGCCCAACACGATCGGCCCCGTGGTGGTCTTCGTCACCATCGTCGTGCCCAAGGTGATCTTGCTGGAGAGCTTCCTCTCCTTCCTCGGCCTCGGCGTGCAGGCGCCACTGACGAGCTGGGGCGCGCTCATCTCCGACGGCGCGCAGACGATCCAGGCCGCGCCGTGGCTGCTGGTGTTCCCCGCCACCTTCTTCTGCGTCACGCTGTTCGCGCTCAACTTCATAGGCGACGGCCTGCGCGACGCCTTCGACCCCAAGGATCGCTGACGATGGGCGCTGAAACGGTTCTCTCCCTGCGCGACCTTCGCGTCTCCTTCGACACGGAGGACGGGCTGCTCGACGCGGTGAAGGGCGTCTCCTTCGACGTGTATCCCGGAGAGACGCTGGCGGTCGTGGGCGAATCCGGCTCGGGCAAGAGCCAGACCATGATGGCGGTGATGGGCCTGCTGGCCGCCAACGGCCGCGCGC containing:
- a CDS encoding ABC transporter permease subunit; translation: MTDLSSTTPDPGPLPGDTAAARDGGGRSLFQLALLRLRRNRAAMAGFLVLALVAVFCFAGPSFVSHRYDQVFTSYVAVPPSLEPLPREADLQRVVEGVATRARVDLVEFDVEGSIFRATVRGAEPVDPRTTRYFDRVNEFGTGSRIVETGEEGRLAVVEGTVARQFFPFGTDRNGRDLMVRVMVGGQISLVIGILASLVALAIGVTYGAIAGYVGGRVDNVMMRFVEILYSLPFVFLVIMLVVFFGRSFVLIFIVIGMVEWLDMARIVRGQTLSLKRREFVAAAEAMGLTDRQIIRRHIVPNTIGPVVVFVTIVVPKVILLESFLSFLGLGVQAPLTSWGALISDGAQTIQAAPWLLVFPATFFCVTLFALNFIGDGLRDAFDPKDR
- the oppB gene encoding oligopeptide ABC transporter permease OppB, with protein sequence MLRFVLNRLLSAVPTIFIVVTISFFLMRLAPGGPFNLERPLPPQTMANLMATFQLDQPLYVQYWTYITNALRGDFGPSFIYRDYSIAELIGQALPYSITLGLWALVVAIVGGVAAGVTAALRQNGWVDYLVMGVATIGITIPNFVVGPVLTLVFAITLSLVPAGGWGPGGFSNLVLPVIALALPQLAVFARLVRGSMIEAMRTDHVRTAKAYGLPARSVVVVHAMRGAMLPAVSYLAPCCAALLTGSTVVETIFTIPGVGRYFVEGALNRDYTLVMGTVIMISVFIIVFNLLVDILYALLDPRIRHD